DNA from Elgaria multicarinata webbii isolate HBS135686 ecotype San Diego chromosome 8, rElgMul1.1.pri, whole genome shotgun sequence:
AAGGGTTAGATCGAGGTCCCAGCTAGTCCAGCTAAATTTGTTGAGATAAAGGAAATCCAGATGCTTTAGATTTCATCACCCCACTAACAGAATTGACCAGAGCTTGACCTTTGACTGTATCCATATAGCAACTTTGAAGGGTAATGCATGCACATCCAGGATATAGCCAACTGCTGCAAAGTACGTGTGAGTGGAATTTCATCCTAGACTGGTTCCCCAACTAATCATATCACAAGGAGTATTGATTGCTGTCTCAGTGGCAGGAGCATTGCACTGTAAGATATTGGCTATCTATCACATTTATATCTGACCTTATCCTCCGAGGAATCCAGAGTGAGCTACCTGGAGATGATCACATTTTATTCTTACCTAAAAAGTAACGTAGGCTGAGAAATGTTGAATGGCCCAGGATcaaccagggagcttcatggcaaaCGAGGGATTTGCACTCAGATCTCTTCAGTCCCAGTATAGCACGCTGCCCTCTATGTTACACTGGCACTTTATCATGGCACCTGTTTCACCTCCCTTCCCATTCTTTCAGTTTAGTGCCAAAGAGCTAAACCAAGTGTGTGGGAAACTGGCATCTGGCTGTGACTTAAATATACAAAGGAATTTTCTGGCCTACAGGAAATTGTTTCTTTAAAGTTAATATTTCAACACTACAGGTGTTGGCtgactggctgggacatgctgggagctgtaaaaaaaaacacctctgtctaaacttgcataggatcgcACTCTAAAAGAACATGTCGTCATCAGTGTCCACCTCACAAATCTTGGAAGGATCCCAAATTCACATTCTCATCAGGATCCCAAAATGTAATTACACCTCCTCACCGCCACCCCAGGCCGTATCACTTCAGCTCAGTATTAGGCTCCCATCTTTCACTCACATTGCCACCACTGTCCTTGATCCCCACAATGTTGGGATGCTGTGCTAGGCCAAGCACTGCTTCACTGGGCAGCTCCAGACCCGTGTTGGCTGGGACACTGTAGAGGATCACAGGGATTGGAGATGCATCAGCCACCTGAGGGACACAAAGCAGCACGACACATGGGGACACAGGGAAACAAAGGGCAGGAGAAGCCCCTGCAATGGGTCATGCTCCAGCAAGCCCCATCAAAGGGGGATGCACATACTTCCTTGAGCATGGCAGAACCCTGCTGTGGCAGATCCTGTgaggcagaggtgggaaacctCACTCCCTGTTGCCTTTGGCTTCACCCACttctggaattcagccctcaagaacttctccagaatggaaCTCAGCCTCTcgttgaaagaggttcctcacctctGCTATATGGAGACACTTACTGTGCTTATTGTTACAGTTATGAcccaatggttttttttaatgggatgtAGGAACTCTACTTTCTGACCTGTCTCATGCATTTCCTCTTTAACAGAATGTGGAGCAAGGAAGCGTCAAGTTTTTGCTGGACTGTGGTGCATCCATTTCTCCAACACAGCAAGGTACATCAGGAATTGTAGCCCTAACATGGCAGCTGGTGGCTCCCAGGGTGCCCTATGTGCCTACCAGCACATTTTCATGGCTCATAAATGATCCTCACAAGCTAGAAAAACTAATACTCAAACGGTCAGTCTCATTCAAAGAAGGAAGAGCTCAGTAATGAAAGGGAACAGAACGGGGAAGAggcaaataatttttttaatttttttgatttGCAGTTGCCCTGTGAATACATAGGAAAGAATGCATCCAGTAAGATGCTGAATTGGTTATTATCCTGCCAAGGGATAATAACCAATGTGAttcaaaataatttattattattattattattattattattattattattattatatttgtatcccgccttttgcccaatactggctcCCAATATAGTTAGCTAGAGGCCAAAGACACTCTTTCCCACTAATTATTTTCCCAAATTCAGCTTTCTGTTCAACTCCCATTCTCTGATTAAGTAAAGCTACATTTTAAGGCTTTAAGCCAAGCAGCATAGATGCTTCTGATAAGCCTCTAAGCAACCTAGGGAGAAATTGCACCTGAATCCAGAAGTAAAAGCATTTATTAGTGGATTTTCTACTTCGTTTgaaatgcacatgtgcacacaacATCAACTAACCAGTAATAATAAAGGACACATAAAGAACCTCCCCTGCACTATTCCTGGCATCATGCCGCCCCTTCCCTCAAAACTGTTCCCAACCACAGCATTCTCTGATCAGGGAGATGCCCTGACCCCAATATTCACCTGTGTGTAATGATGGATCAAGGCCGCACTGGTCATGCTTCCCCGGAAATAGCAAGGAGTGACCACAAGGGCGGCATCAGCACCTTTGTCAGCCATTTGTGCTGTCAGTTCAATGGTGCCCTGGGTTGCTAAGGGAAGAAAGATACATTTACCTAAGATAAAGGACTACAGTAAGGTCAGGTTTTATGAACCTATGGGAAAAAAGGATGGACCTTGTGAGATTAGAAGATTTTAAGAGCCGGTAGTGGAATCATGATTCACAATGGGCTACACAGAAGTAAGATCTACATAGGGTTAGGCCAGCTAGATGCTGATGTCTTCACAATGCTCACGCTCACATTCACATCCAGTCCCGGCAAGTAGGAGCTTTTCCTTGGGCATAGCTTGATGCACCTGTTTCACCACTTCCAGGCGTTCCTGCTGCGTCAAGTAAGGAGCTTCCCCATTGGAGCCCTGCACCACAACACCTGCAAAGAAGAGTTGACAATGGGTGTGCGTTGTTGTTTCCATCATGTCACACTGCCACCGGATTTGATAGATTCAtttcaattttgtgtgtgtgttgcttttaaaataaaagtcccCAAAGCAATCATTAtcagcccccagccccccacaaaaaaataagaacattagcacaataaaaatgtaaaactaatTAACTTTAATAAAACAGATACAGAGAGCAACAGCAGAAATCAATAAAGCAGCAGTCAATAATACCAGAAAACTAGCAGTGCAGGAGGAACTTGAGACAATTAAAAGACTTGGTAAATTAAAAGGTCTTAACTAAGCACCTAAACAATAATTTAAGCACCTCACAAATCTGCTGGGGGAGGATATTCCAAAGTGAGGTTACTACTTCTGAAAAAGTTATCTCTCCAGCTACTACTCACCTCAGTTCTGAAGGCAGGGGCACCCCAAGAAGgacccatgaagctgatctttGAAACATAAGGAAGAAGGCATTCTTTTACCAGTATGTATCCTGCTCCCAGGGTGTTTATGGCATTAAAGGTCAACAcccacactttgaattgtgcttggaaactaACTGGTAGGTAAGTGTAGGTAAGTGTTTTAAAACTAGCAAGGTGCGTTCACAACAACATGTTCCTGATAACAGTCTAGCTGCCCTATTGTGAAGCTTTTGagtagtcttcaaaggcagtcccacataaaacacgttacagtagtctaaccttGATGTTACCAGAGCACAGATAACTATGGCTAGGCTGTCTCACAATGGGCTCAGCTACAAAGCAAACAAGGTGGTATGAAGCCAGCCAAAGGTAAGATCCTGCCCCACAGCTATATTTAGTGCTCAGCTATGGAGGCATTATATCACTACTTGAGTCTCCAGAATAAGAAAAGCATCCACACTGTCCAAATACCCTCGATAGAGTTACCAACTATTTCTTAGCACTGCTCCAGTGCCCTTAGcagctgcatgacaggcagaaatccaacaggtaaGGTTGCCAAAACCATGACAGGCAAATGTCACCTACTGAATTGCTTGACATGCATGCAGCTGTTCAAGGCATATGAACTTGGCCAGGTAACTGTGGTGAAGCATTAGGGGTGAAGTGTTAGGAAAGAATACACAAGCATGTGTAGTCCAGGAAGTATGCCAGCCAGTTACAGGTAAGGAAGGGTATCAGAGTGAGACCATCTGCTGGGTAAGACTAGGAGATTATTATTTGGGGGCAGGAAAAATGTGCTAACAAATGCTGAttcttcctccatctcctgcGGAGTTGCAGCCAAGGGCCAAAgtccaagcaggcaggcagccatgTGTGTCCTTGAAGACAGAGTATAGTTACCAATTCAGCTATGCACCCCTTTCCTCTTTATTGGAAAGGGTCCAGCTGCAAAGTGGCagggtttgtttttacttttcccAAATCTGTTGTGAGCCACCAGCATTGGAGAAGGTACAATGCCAGCCCTGAAGAATGTTCAGCCGTGATGTGCCTATGCCTTCCCACTTCAGTTGAGCAAgcatggggaacatgtggtcgtccagatgtcattggactgcaactctcacccctcacagctggccatggtggctaggcctaatgggagttgtggtccaacaacatctggagggccacacatccccCTACCCTACATTGAAAACGTTTGTTTATGCACTGAAGACTTGCCCATTTTTCTTTCCAGAGGttgtgtgcctttaacagctagaTAAGGCAGAAATTCAAAGGCTCTAGCCACCAGAGACAAGTTACATGTTTGTGAATGACAGAGGCCTTTAAAGTATGATGGAACTATTGTTTAGAGGAGAGAGGAAGGTGAGGTGACCTTGGTTCACTACTTCCCAGGATGGCAGAGCTGTGTTGACAACACCTCGGCCAGCCCGCAAGAAACCGTCCCGATCCaggaacacacccacccacccctctctctctctgccggCGGGCGCTCTACTCTCCAAGGACCCCACGCGACCTTACCTCGGAAGGGAATCCCGGCGTAGAGGTGCAGGTTCTCTTCCAACCGCTTGTAATCTACTTCGCCTTGCGCCGTGAAGGGGGTGGCCAGGGGCGGGTAGATGCCCCGCAGGTCCAGCCGCCGATGCGGGGATGCTGCTGCGGtggaggagggggcggcggcaGGCGCAGCAGCGAAGCCCCTACGGACGCCCCCCAACCCATTCCGCGCGGGGCGCGAGCAAAACTGGGCCAGGAACCGCGGGGCTACCGGCACCTTGACCATTGTGCTGCCGGTGCTAATGCCGTACAGTCTGGGGACACACGCGTCCTTAAGGAGGGCGGGGAGTAAGTTTACGAAGACCGCCCCGGAGGAGGGCCAAATCCCCAACTCAGCCTCCTTGCAGCATGAAACCCTTTATCGAACTtcaagggaagggagagaagtccggatttttacacacacaccttccagtaGTGCCCTAACTGCGTGGATATAGGGCTTCCGTATTGAAATGGCGAGTCTTTttacctccagatgttctggcctgcAAATCCTATCAGTATAGGTATGGGTGAGGAATTATGAAaggtgtgaccctccagatgttttggcctacaagttcccacctctgctttagcaCCCTAAGAACCTACTGTATGTTTACTCCTGAGAAAGACCCACTGTGCCCAGTAGCTTCagtctgcacaggattgcagcctttaaagAAGGGGGTGGGCAAATCTGGGGCAGCATGCAGCCTAGCCTAGTTTGTGTAGCCCCCACCCAGTccctgctgccaccgcctccAACCCCCCAGCTGATTCTGCAGGAAAACAACACCTGCAGGGAGCATGCACCTTGTTTCCTAGTAGAATGGGGGTCCTGTGTTTGGCAGGCTATCAGGTGTGCAATTTTGCTGGTGGGAAAGTTTATATGCTTTCTGCTTGAGACTAGCATTCTTTAAGCTCTGGAAAAGCCCAAACCAAGTGAAGAAGCTAGCATGGCATTGCTGTGCCTTGCAATGTGATTGTCTTCTTCCCAGGACCATGTTATCTGTCACCGTCTGATGATTTTCCTTTGtgttgaggggtggggaggtTCAAGGAAAAGTACCCACAGGAGGCCGGAATTTTAATGGGAGGCAAGGTGGAAGACAGATGCTACTTAACACTCGCCTTGCCATCTGGTTTGCTATTTACAACCTACCTACCTCCCAAGCTGTGTTTCTCGCAGCTGGGGGGAAAGATTCCAGGACCCTATGGGTTAATTGAGTATTGCTATTTGGGCAATTGATATATCTGTTTCAACATTTTAGGGTGCAAATCTAAACACGTTTATTGGGGAGAAAGTCCctttgaatacagtgggacttacttctgagtaaacatgcataggattgtgctttgtTAGAGTGCTATTTCACTAAGGGTGCAGCCTTAGTGATTGCACTGAAAGGAGTGTGTGCTGCTATTACTATGTACTAGATAGTAAAACAATACTGAAAGCTACTGGAATGTTTACATATTAAATAGCAGAACTGATCTCTATTTGCTGAGCTGATTTGGCATTTGCTGCCCTGCTCATCCAGATCCTTCATGAGTTGGTAGTGCCTTATGCCTACTGGAGAGTGCATATATGTTAGAGCAGTCTTCCCTAAAGGATGCAAACTTTTTCCTATACAGCTTGGCGGAAAGGGCTAGTAGGCAAGTTAATGGTTGCCAACTAgtcagtgtgggggtgggggggagtggctACACAGGAAGGAGGTTCTGGGCATAGGCAGTTAACCTGTATTCAGCCTTTTACAGGAGCCTGCCATGCTGGTTCTCTCACCCTTTCTTTCCTTTGCAGAGACCTTCTTCAATCACTGAATTGTTGATGTcatctattttggagagctggaaaaagtgcagaaaagggcaactaaaatgatcaagggattgaagcatctcccctctgagggaaggttacaatagctgggattgtttagcttggaaaaaaggaggctaaggggagacaggatagaggtgtacaaaattatgcatggtatggagaatgtggatagggaggcatttttctctctttctcaaaatactagaacctggggtcatcccatgaaactgattggtgagagattcaggacacataagaggaaatacttcttcacacggcacatagttaaactatggaattcgctaccacaagatgtagtgatggatggctttaaaagggggttggataaatccctggaggagaaggctatcaatggctattagtcctaatggctgtgtgctacctccagtagcagaggcagtaggcctatatagaccaattcctggggaacatgggtgggagggtactcttGCACCTGGGTCctctttgtgggttcctggttggccactgtgtgaatggagtactagactagatgggcccttcatctgatccagcatggctctttttattcTTGTGAAAGCTCAAATCAGACCTACTCTGAGGTTGTGAAGTTTGCTCTTTCTCAAGCAGTGAGCCTAGATGACTCCTTGTATCTTTGCTCCTACAAATACTTTCCCAGTGTAGTGCAGACAGTTTGGAATTGTAGCACATCTTAAGCTAGTTTGCTGTCACACAGCAATCTTGATTACATGAAGTTGAAACACAGTTTGACCCAGTGGATATAAGATTAGCACTTGTTTACCTGGCAAGGCTGCTGTGCCTTTATCACCTGTGTGACACATAGAAATTTCACACATATGGCTGATAGAAATACTGTAATAAAGCTCcagctgttgaatttctgcccatCATGCAGTTGTTAAAACAAGAGTagtcaatctggtgccctccagatgttttggactacaattcccataatctctgaccactggccatgtagGCTGACGGAAGTAGGAATCCAAAGCATCCAGAAAGCACCAGGCTGCCACCCCTGAGTTAAAGTTACAAGTGCATTATGGCTACCCAAAGAGGGCATCAAACAGTGGGTGGGCTTCCATTGATTTTTCCTTTGCATGGGTTCTTTATTGATCCTTAATCACTCTGAGTCCAGAACCATCCTTGTTTGGAGTCCCATCTGTCTTCTTTTGTCCATCTGTGCTTCATGCTGGCATCTCGGTTGTATTTGGTTCTTGCTTCTCCAGCACTTCCCGTGTGTCTGCCTGCCATAACTGCACCAGATCTATAGGGCTTTTTCCAGCCTATGGCAAAAGAGGCAGAGGTAAGAAAGATCAGCCCCCTTGTGTCATAAAATTGCAATCTCTAATAAGCAAACCAGACAAAGTAACATGGGAGACTTCCAGCATCTTCGAACCTGCACatgagctcaccaaagttctgAAATGCCAATTAGGCAGCGTCTGGAAGTGAAGTGATCCCTCAAACCAAATGAACATTCTCCTCCACTAACTCACATATGTTATCCAATGTGTGGGCCACAAGGGGGCAACACTCACCAGGTTTTTGCCCATCATATCTGCCCCATGCAGAATCAACATCTTGATGATCTTGTAGCGATTGAGGCGCACAGCATCATGCAGGGCGCTTTCTCCCTCCTGCAAGAAAGACAGGAGCACCGCTAGGTGTAGTGCAAGGACAGACAGGCAGCAGCCCTACAAAACTAAGCTTCTGAGCATTCTGTTGACATAAAGATCGGAGAGGCTCTAGCAGCCAGATAAGCACAAGCTAGTTCAATCTGTGTGCCTTGAAAATACAAGTCTGGGTATATTGAATATAACCCTTTTTGGCAAAGATCAGCTGGTCAGCTAAAGGGACAGTGTATAAGCAAATGCCACCAAAGGTTAAATCAGGCCAATTGAATGGAGTCTTTTGGCCTGATATTGAAAGGAAGAGTTGCAGTTTTCCCACCCTTATGGGTTGAATGTACTAACTCCAGAGGTTAGGTAATATAAATGGGGGATATCTCATTTTGTATATCCTGGGCTGGAAATTACTTGGGAGGTATGGAAACTGCTGGACTAGAAGACCACTCAGCCTctctttgaaaaggaaaaaagtagAGTAGGACTAGGATTCAGGAATTGTAAGGGATGGTAAAGATTTTAAAAGTACTATGTCACCTTTTCCAAATTTATCTTTcccttcattttgcttcttttatttattttatgtctctttgtgtgtgcgtatgtgtgcggCCCTCTTTATAGTGTCTCATCTTCCTGCATATTatgttttacatttatatcttttatatcccacccttcaagTTGCTCAGGGCAGCATGATTCTTATAAAGTCCTGTACATGTGTGCAATTGCTGTCATCCACCTTAAGCCACTGGAGTGAGATGAGCTGTATGTTTCAATAAATAGATGCATCACTACAAAAGGCATCTCTTACCCGGTCGCAGGAATTGACATCCACCCCATTGTTTATTAGATGCTCCACAATGTCAGCCATGCCGGTGCGGGTGGCCACATGAAGAGGGGTGCTAAGAAGCTGAGTTTGATGCAGCAGTGAGTGAATGTAAAgagatgggagagagaaaaagaagaaccATGATTTCACATTCGTTCCCATCCCTCCCATCATGCACTCATGCTCTGCCTCTTGGAAGAAACTATTATAGTTCCAGAACAGAACACCTTCCCTTCCGGTTACCCCGGCACAGCCACAATATCCCTCAGTCCTCTAAAATCTCCTTCCTCCCGCTCCTCCCACACCAAACCCCTTCAACCTCCAactcaccctccttcctcctccattaCTCATCTGTCCCAATTTCTCCCAGAATGCTGTTCTCCTGCCATGGAATCCTGGAATCCCCACCCCTCCGCTCACCTTGTCTTTGACATTGAGATTGGCTCCTTTCTCCTGCAACAGCTTCACCACGTCCAAGTGTCCGCCACGGCAGGCCCAATGCATGGCTGTGGAGTCCAGCTGTCAACAAGCAGCACACATTTATCAGGAGAGGAGAACCTCTCCATGCACTTATATGCATCCCCTTACTTCTTTGAGGTCCCTCTTTTCCGTTCCATGCAATTGCATCTCCCAGCCTCACAAAAATGGTCAGAAAggtccaacccccctttttttaacccaGAGTGCAccataaatcaggggtggggaacctcaggctctGGGGGCTAGATCCAGCCCTGCTGGGGACCAAACCTGGTTTTCCACAGTTCCCCAGATGGTCACTCCCCCTTCCCTGACTCCATcccttttccccccaaccaccaatcatgtggtgctttcctggcttttgtgcagtttttccccattgtaacagattgaaacacctctcctaaggctttgctattggtagtaagagcttccagctaaactatgctgggtgggtgggtgcgtagGTGTGCATTTTTGGTCCAAGctcatttgcctttggccccacccaccatgggaATGCGGCCcaaaagagcttctccaaaattgaattaggCTCTCGGGCTGAAAGACGTTCCCTAACCTTGCCATAAATACTTCCCCTGCATGATAGAGAGGAAGGTGGAGATAAGTAGGGCGATCCTatggaaaagagaacagggctcctgtatctttaacagttgtatagaaaagggcattacagcaggtgtcatttgtatgcatgcagcacatggtgaaattccctcatcatcacaacagctgcaggagccctgccatcttgtccagatacaaaagagggcagggctcctgcagctttaactgttgtgatgaagagggagttcaccaggtgctgcatggatacaaatgacacctgctgaaattcccttttctatccaaccattaaagctacaggagccatgtcctcctttccatagggtcaccctagagacaAGAGTAGGGAGAGATATAGGGAAATGCAATGAGGGGTATCTTACTCGATCTCTGAAGTCAACAGTGGCACCTCGGGCCAAAAGTTTCTCTGCAATTTCTGTGTATCCCTCAAGTGAGGCACGGTGCAAAGCAGTCCTTCGGAACTAAGTGAGGAACAGAATTGAGTCTTCAGCaaaggattgggggagggggaagaggtaaGGTGCTGTAATATCTGAACCTCTCTACTAGTCTGGGACTCCCTTCTTTTTCAGATCCTTGCTGACCCCAGGCTTTCCCTAGCTGCCCATGACCGACCCAAATGATTATTAACATTCCATGTGCTGATCTAAACCAAATTagtgcatttatttaatttcaaacATATCTATTGATGAagtcccccccccaactgcaGGCTTCACTGGGCTGTGCCCAAGAACAACTAGGACTCTGTCCGGTTTCCCAGTTACCCTCACTCTTGAACTAGATACGCTTAGGTATTCACAGATTACTCTCCAGAAGTGTTCCAAGAAACCATCCACCGGGCCCTCTTATCTGTATTCCTTTCTTTGTGTTTGCTAAAGCATCtctttccagaattttttttaatgctgctttcCCCATTTCCAGGCAACCTGTTCTAACATATAATGTGGCTTTGTAGTAAACTAAAACCTTATTTCTCCCTGGAGTTGATCTCTTTCCCTTCAGtttgcagccctccccaacctggtgttgtccagatgttttagacttcaactcctatctgccccagccagcatagccaatggacagaaatgctgggagttgttgtccaaagcatctggacatcaggctgggggaggctgttctggaatgatttaaaagcgggcagagTCCAATGCCCTCAGTTTACACAATAGTCCATACTTGCACTAATGGAAGCAGCACTGGCCGCTACTCAGacctttgctctttgaatgtttagaatttcctttttctccctctccccaaattCTACTTTCTTCTCTGGCATAAGCACTCTCCCAAGTGTGGAGATTGTCATGCGCCTGCCTAGTGGACCAGAATTCGAAAGCGGAGCTGCATGGAAAGGGGATCAGAAACCATGGGAAGACTCGTGGGGAACAAACGCTGCCCCATTGCGTTACCTCATCACAGGTGTCCGGTGAGCCCCCATCTGCCAGGAACTTGTCCACCACATGCACCTTGCCCTGCACGGCAGCTTTCAAGAAGCTCTCTTCAGGCACGGGGCCTGTCTGTAGGGAAAGTCTGATATTTCAATGGCTGTTGCTTTTGAGCCGTTTTATAAGGAAGGGCTTCTCAAAAACTGCGGAAGAGAAGAGCCATTGCTGATCCCCATGCAGGTGGGCACTCTCTTGGGTCTGATGGAGTAGACATTTAGAGACGCCTTCAATCTCTGAGAAGGCACTGGTTCTACACCATCTTGCTTCTGCTTCTCAAAGCCCACCCCAGGTGAATCTTGGACTCTACTGGCTGCTTCTCCAgtattgcttcccccccccccctcccgcctcgCCCTTCTCGAAGTTTCCCGTACAATTTCCTCTGGCTCAGGCTCtggtttcttctcctccttcttcttttttggttttttgcgtAGCTCAAAGAGGTACTGGGTGCCACCGACTTCAATGATCTCCCGCCTTAGGTCCACGGAACTCTTCCGCACCCTTTCTTGTCTCTGTAAGAGAAGAGCGATTTATACAGAACTCTCTTGCTAATAATTTCAAAATGGGTAGCCATgttaagtctgttgcagcaaaaacaacaaagattcttgtggcatcttaaaaacaGATTTagtttggcataagcttttatagACAAGAgttcatttcatcagatgcatgaagttttAGCTTGGCAGGTGTAGACTGCAaggctaggcaacctggtgccctccagatggtttggactacaattcctttCACCTCCaggcagcattgccaatggttagggattatgggagttctagtccaaaatcaATGGAAGCCCACCCACTGTTTGATGCCCTCTTTGGGTAGCCATAATGCACTTGTAACTTT
Protein-coding regions in this window:
- the HOGA1 gene encoding 4-hydroxy-2-oxoglutarate aldolase, mitochondrial, whose protein sequence is MVKVPVAPRFLAQFCSRPARNGLGGVRRGFAAAPAAAPSSTAAASPHRRLDLRGIYPPLATPFTAQGEVDYKRLEENLHLYAGIPFRGVVVQGSNGEAPYLTQQERLEVVKQVHQAMPKEKLLLAGTGCESTQGTIELTAQMADKGADAALVVTPCYFRGSMTSAALIHHYTQVADASPIPVILYSVPANTGLELPSEAVLGLAQHPNIVGIKDSGGNITRLGLLVHKTQHEDFQVLAGSAGFLLASYIVGATGGVCALANVLGTPVCQLEQLCHAGSWNEARELQHRLIEPNIAVTAKFGVPGLKQAMEWFGFKGGFCRAPLLPLSESQVMELRQDFSSNGWL
- the ANKRD2 gene encoding ankyrin repeat domain-containing protein 2, which translates into the protein MDTDQGLKWATELIEQKLALEEEQQKHCSCPPAMPPEVTRIDTPLLEDEKRHGPINKGLEGLKRQERVRKSSVDLRREIIEVGGTQYLFELRKKPKKKKEEKKPEPEPEEITGPVPEESFLKAAVQGKVHVVDKFLADGGSPDTCDEFRRTALHRASLEGYTEIAEKLLARGATVDFRDRLDSTAMHWACRGGHLDVVKLLQEKGANLNVKDKLLSTPLHVATRTGMADIVEHLINNGVDVNSCDREGESALHDAVRLNRYKIIKMLILHGADMMGKNLAGKSPIDLVQLWQADTREVLEKQEPNTTEMPA